A window of the Lactuca sativa cultivar Salinas chromosome 5, Lsat_Salinas_v11, whole genome shotgun sequence genome harbors these coding sequences:
- the LOC111889394 gene encoding uncharacterized protein LOC111889394: MSLKITKKHNRHLNNPFPSKPKSLPFKHGTLFLNSQTTLPPHQIFPIGNDFELIWRSENGACVSISHKSNPTRSIWSTVPGRSFISTAMAETEVEESRGSFIIKDKNVQFICNHQTIEEIKVLKSQTEFEFESGFLEFQSESPVLLITGRVFGMKKNKKPLLQKWESVEKDVCSYVNYFILFDQKNSNQIGFQVKLGKPNFVNVKLSPKIYRGHFRKLTRPRRIRIRLCGRRRHQVVTDSSNEEENVAMKEKNGLGFGFFNRICVTYSSERNERFFGFGEQFSHMDFKGRKVPIFVQEQGIGRGDQPITFAANLVSYRAGGDWSTTYAPSPFYMTSKMRSLYLEGYDYSVFDLTHDDSVQIHIHGDSVEGRILYGNSPSELIEQFTESIGRPPVLPDWIISGAIVGMQGGTNSVKNVWEELVAYDVPISAFWLQDWVGERKTVIGSQLWWNWEVDETRYQGWKELIRDLSVRHIKVMTYCNPCLAPMDRKVDARRNLFEEAKKLDILVKDKNGEAYMVPNTAFDVGMLDLTHPHTATWFKKILHEMVDDGVRGWMADFGEGLPVDACIYSGEDPISAHNRYPELWAQINREFTEEWKSKLIGKEKEDPSESLVFFMRSGFRNSPKWAMLFWEGDQMVSWQANDGIKSAVVGLLSSGLCGYAFNHSDIGGYCGVNLPFFKYRRDEELLLRWMELNAFTTIFRTHEGNKPSVNSQFYSNQKTLTHFARFAKVYKAWKFYRVQLVKEASEKGLPVCRHLFLHYPNDDHVHSLTYEQFLVGEEILVVPTLDKHRKNVKAYFPVGESCVWKHIWTGDLYDIKGSEALIEAPIGYPAIFVKDGSVVGENFLRNLREFSIL; encoded by the exons ATGTCCCTAAAAATCACCAAGAAACACAACAGACATCTCAACAATCCCTTCCCTTCAAAACCCAAATCTTTACCCTTCAAACATGGCACTCTTTTCTTAAATTCCCAAACTACCCTTCCACCTCATCAAATCTTCCCTATTGGAAACGATTTTGAATTAATTTGGAGATCAGAAAATGGAGCGTGCGTTTCCATTTCTCATAAATCCAATCCCACACGATCCATTTGGTCTACAGTCCCTGGTAGATCATTCATCTCCACTGCCATGGCAGAAACAGAGGTGGAAGAAAGCAGAGGATCCTTCATCATTAAGGACAAAAATGTCCAATTTATATGCAACCATCAAACTATTGAAGAAATCAAGgtgttgaaaagtcaaaccgaattCGAATTCGAATCCGGGTTTCTCGAATTTCAATCCGAATCCCCGGTTCTGTTAATAACAGGTAGGGTTTTTGGCATGAAGAAGAACAAGAAGCCATTGTTACAAAAATGGGAATCTGTAGAAAAAGATGTTTGTAGCTATGtgaattatttcattttatttgaTCAAAAGAACAGTAATCAGATTGGGTTCCAAGTGAAACTCGGAAAACCCAACTTTGTAAATGTAAAACTTTCACCGAAAATTTACCGGGGGCATTTTCGTAAATTGACCCGACCTCGAAGAATTCGAATTCGGTTATGCGGGAGGAGAAGACACCAAGTGGTTACAGATTCGAGTAATGAAGAGGAAAATGttgcaatgaaagaaaaaaaTGGTTTAGGATTTGGATTTTTTAATAGGATTTGTGTTACATATTCGAGTGAAAGAAATGAAAGATTTTTTGGATTTGGAGAACAATTTTCTCATATGGATTTTAAAGGAAGAAAAGTCCCGATTTTTGTTCAAGAACAAGGGATTGGGAGAGGTGATCAACCAATTACATTTGCTGCTAATCTTGTTAGCTACAG AGCTGGAGGAGATTGGAGTACAACATATGCACCTTCACCATTTTACATGACATCAAAGATGAGATCTCTTTACCTTGAAGGTTACGATTATTCAGTCTTTGATCTAACACATGACGATAGTGTTCAGATACAT ATACATGGCGATAGTGTGGAAGGTAGGATATTATATGGAAACTCGCCTTCTGAGCTGATTGAACAATTCACCGAATCCATAGGTAGACCACCTGTTCTTCCTGATTGGATTATATCAGGAGCAATTGTGGGAATGCAAGGTGGAACAAATTCAGTAAAGAATGTTTGGGAAGAACTTGTGGCTTATGATGTTCCAATATCAGCATTTTGGTTACAG GATTGGGTAGGGGAGAGGAAGACAGTGATTGGATCACAGCTATGGTGGAATTGGGAAGTGGATGAAACAAggtatcaaggatggaaagaacTTATTAGGGATCTCAGTGTGAGACATATTAAAGTCATGACATATTGCAATCCTTGTCTAGCTCCA ATGGATAGAAAGGTGGATGCAAGAAGAAACCTATTTGAAGAGGCGAAAAAGTTGGACATTTTAGTGAAAGACAAGAATGGAGAAGCATACATGGTTCCCAATACAGCTTTTGATGTGGGAATGTTGGATTTGACACATCCTCATACTGCAACTTGGTTTAAGAAGATTTTACATGAAATGGTGGATGATGGTGTTAGGGGATGGATGGCTGATTTTGGTGAAGGGCTTCCTGTTGATGCGTGTATTTACTCAGGTGAAGATCCGATTTCTGCTCATAATAGATACCCTGAGTTATGGGCTCAAATAAACCGGGAGTTTACAGAAGAATGGAAGAGTAAACTTATTGGAAAGGAGAAAGAAGACCCTTCAGAATCTTTAGTTTTCTTTATGAGATCTGGTTTTAGAAATAGTCCAAAATGGGCAATGCTATTTTGGGAAGGGGATCAAATGGTGAGTTGGCAAGCTAATGATGGAATAAAAAGTGCTGTTGTTGGGTTGCTAAGTAGTGGGCTTTGTGGATATGCGTTTAATCATAGTGATATTGGAGGGTATTGTGGTGTAAATTTGCCCTTTTTCAAGTATCGAAGAGATGAAGAGTTGCTATTAAGATGGATGGAGTTAAATGCATTCACTACCATATTCAGAACACATGAA GGGAACAAACCATCTGTTAATAGCCAGTTCTATTCAAATCAAAAGACATTAACACATTTCGCACGCTTTGCTAAAGTCTACAAAGCATGGAAATTTTACAGAGTCCAACTCGTGAAG GAAGCAAGTGAAAAAGGTCTTCCAGTTTGTCGTCACCTGTTTCTACATTACCCTAATGATGATCATGTACATAGCTTGACGTATGAGCAGTTTCTAGTTGGGGAGGAGATTCTAGTGGTGCCTACTCTTGATAAACACAGGAAAAATGTCAAAGCGTACTTTCCTGTAGGAGAAAGTTGTGTTTGGAAACATATATGGACAGGAGATTTATACGACATAAAAGGTTCAGAAGCTTTGATAGAAGCTCCGATTGGGTATCCAGCAATTTTTGTCAAAGATGGATCTGTTGTCGGAGagaattttctaagaaatctGAGAGAATTCAGTATTCTGTAA